The sequence GCAGCGCGCAGGAGAAATCGGTGACCAGCGGCACTGATCCGGCCCGGACCGTCAGATCCTCAACCCGCAGCATCGCGCCCCCTTGCATGTCCGTGGGCCGTGAGCCTCTCGATCAGGCGCAACGTGCCGAGCATCAAAAGCGTGACCGCGGCCGAGACGACGACGGCGGCAAGCACCAGATCGGCGCGGAAATTGTTCTTGGCGGTGAGGATGTAAATCCCCAAGCCCCGCCGCGCCCCGGCGTATTCGGCAAAGATCGTGGCCACGATGGCGTAGGTGGCCGAAATCCGCAGCCCGGCGAAGAACGAGGCCCGCGCCACCGGCAGTGTTGCGCGCCGGAAGATCCGGCCTCGTCCCGCGCCCATCGCGGTCAGAAGGTCGAGATAGGCCTGCGGCACCTGACGGTAGCCCGACAGCAAACTGACGAGCATGGGAAAGAAGGTGACGAGGATGACCAGCAGCACCTTTGGCAGCATACCGAAGCCGAACCACAGGATCATCAGCGGCGCCAGCGCCACCAGCGGGATCGTCTGGCTGGCGACGAGCAGCGGCATCAGCCCGCGTTGCAGCCAAAGGCTGAAATGCAGGGCGACCGAGGCGCCGAAGGCGAAGACCACCGACAGCGCGAAGCCCAGCGTGGCGACCGCAAGCGTGGCACGCGTATGCGGTCCGATCCGTGCCCGCTCGATGACGAGCGAGCGCAGAACGTCGGTCGGGGCCGTGGCAGGACCAGCGCCGAGACGCCGCTTGCCATGCAATAGATCTGCCAGGCCAGCAGCAGGGCCAGCGCGATCAGCGCGGTCGGCAGGATATGGCGCAAGGGGTGCATGAAAGCTCTTGCCGCGAACCGGGCGCGGCGCAAGGGGTGTCAGGCAAGGCTGGGGCTGTTGGCCGATGCCGTGAGGTCGATGGTGACATGCCCCTCGGCGGGACCGAAGCGCAGGAACGCCTGGCGCAGCGCCTCGAAAACCGCGCCCGCATCGCCGCGCAACCGTGTGCAGAAGTTCTTGGACTTCAGGAAAGTGCCCGACCCCTTCAGGAAGTCGATGCAGCCATAGATTTCGTCCATATGCCGGTCCTGGCCCAGCACATAGAGCGAGAACTGCACGTCGATGCCGACACCGAGATCGGGCGCGGCACCCACCGCCTCCCGCGCCAGGGCCTGACGTTGGGACAGGCTCTGGCCCTGGGCCTGCACCAGCGCCTCGCAGCAGCAGTTTGGGTCGTCCGGCTCGCCCGGGCATCCGCG comes from Roseovarius sp. M141 and encodes:
- a CDS encoding Ykof family thiamine-binding protein encodes the protein MFIGAQVSLYPMTSDFVDVITTGLEALNPHRSALRIETDDVSTLMVGAPGPLIDAIRDLFAAVARQPDHVTMHVTLSRGCPGEPDDPNCCCEALVQAQGQSLSQRQALAREAVGAAPDLGVGIDVQFSLYVLGQDRHMDEIYGCIDFLKGSGTFLKSKNFCTRLRGDAGAVFEALRQAFLRFGPAEGHVTIDLTASANSPSLA
- a CDS encoding ABC transporter permease, with the protein product MHGKRRLGAGPATAPTDVLRSLVIERARIGPHTRATLAVATLGFALSVVFAFGASVALHFSLWLQRGLMPLLVASQTIPLVALAPLMILWFGFGMLPKVLLVILVTFFPMLVSLLSGYRQVPQAYLDLLTAMGAGRGRIFRRATLPVARASFFAGLRISATYAIVATIFAEYAGARRGLGIYILTAKNNFRADLVLAAVVVSAAVTLLMLGTLRLIERLTAHGHARGRDAAG